Genomic segment of Nitrospirota bacterium:
AAGGCAAAGATATAAATCAGGATAAGACCAAACCAGAAAACAGGGAGGCTTATTCCTCCGATAGAGATAAGAGATGCCAGCTTATCAATAAACCTTCCTCTTCTTGCAGTTGAAATAAGGCCAAGGAAAATGCCAACCGGCACAGCAATAAGCATCGCACTGACAGCAAGTTTCATTGTATTTGGAAATTTTTCAATAATATCTGTTGCTACATCCCTCTGTGTATAATACGACCTGCCGAGTTCTCCTTTTAAAAGAAGAGAAAGATATCCTCCGTACTGGGATAAGAAACTTCTGTCTCCACCAAGCTCCTTTCTAATCCTTTCCATTGCCTCAGGGCTTGCCCTCTCACCCACAAGGCTCAACACAGGGTCTCCTGGAAGGGCCTTGAGCATGGCAAAGGTTATAAAGGTAATGCCAAGGAAAAGTGGGATTAAAAGAAGAAGTCTTTTTGCTATATATGCCTTCAAAATCTTATCTCCATCCCTTTATCAATGCTGTAAATCGGATATATTGTATAGTTTTTTACCCATGGCTGCCTCACCGTATATTCAGTCCTGTGCCAGAAAAAAACCCATGGTGCGGCTTCAACTATATGTTTTTCAGCCTTGCTGTAATATTCATCCCGTTTTTTTCTATCCATACTCCTCTGACCTTTTTCTATCATGGAATCAATTAGAGGGTCAATAAACCTGCTCCTGTTTCCTCCCGGGCCGAGGTTTGATGAATGGAAAAGTGGAAACAGAAAATTCTCAGGGTCAGGATAGTCAGCCCACCAGCCAATCCAGAATGCATCAGGCTCTCCCTTATTGATTGCCTCTTTGTAAGCACTCCATTCAAGCTGCTTCAATTCAGCCTTTATGCCAACATCCATTAAATAGTCCTGTATGACTTCAAGGATATCGAGGACTTCCTGGTCTGCTGTGAGATAAATTTTAATCCTGAGACCCTCTCGTAGAGTCGAGTCTCCGACTGGATAGCCAGCATCCCTGAGTAAAGACCTTGCCTTCTCTGGATTATAAGGATACACCCCGTTAAGGCGGGGCCAATTCCTTAACATTGGAGGCACAGGCCCTGAGGCTAATATCCCCCTACCCTCATATATAGTTCTAAATATTTTGTCCCTGTCTATAGCATGGCTCACCGCCTTTCTTAAGAGCGGATTGTTAAAAGGAGGCCTTTCACAGTTAAAGCCGAGATAATATGTATTTATTCCCAGGGCGTTTGCTATTAATCCCTTCCACTTCGGGCTCTCACTGTAACGCCGGAATTCAGAGGCAGGTATGGTGATAACATCTATGTTTCCTGATTCAAACTCAGCAATAGTAGTTAACTCCTCAGGGATAATTCTATATATTATCCCTTTTATCTTTGGCTTATCCTCAAAATAATCTTCCCTCGCTGAAAGTCTGAGATGCTGATTATGCCTCCATTCTTCCAGAACAAACGGCCCTGTGCCTGAA
This window contains:
- a CDS encoding ABC transporter permease, translating into MKAYIAKRLLLLIPLFLGITFITFAMLKALPGDPVLSLVGERASPEAMERIRKELGGDRSFLSQYGGYLSLLLKGELGRSYYTQRDVATDIIEKFPNTMKLAVSAMLIAVPVGIFLGLISTARRGRFIDKLASLISIGGISLPVFWFGLILIYIFAFTLKWLPPSGTGNVEFLILPAITLSLPAAASIARVARTTMIEIAQEPFINTAKAKGLSDIMVLLKHVMKNALIPLVTIIGLDFGSYLNGAVLTETIFGWDGMGRFTMEGIVKRDYPVVMGCLLVGTMAFVLINLIVDIIYHYLDPRVRIHSAK
- a CDS encoding ABC transporter substrate-binding protein: MKVILTAILVLLLSCSWQGRRLEGYLYLRLSSNPTTLDPALVVDVTGGSIGAKIFNGLVRFDKDLNIVPDIAERWTISKDGRLYTFYLRHGIRFSNGREVDANDFKYSFERVLNPETRSPNTWVLDKIKGSKDFIEKRADGISGIIVEDKYTLKIVIDEPFAPFLSLLCMTAAYVIPKEEVKKWGVDFSTHPSGTGPFVLEEWRHNQHLRLSAREDYFEDKPKIKGIIYRIIPEELTTIAEFESGNIDVITIPASEFRRYSESPKWKGLIANALGINTYYLGFNCERPPFNNPLLRKAVSHAIDRDKIFRTIYEGRGILASGPVPPMLRNWPRLNGVYPYNPEKARSLLRDAGYPVGDSTLREGLRIKIYLTADQEVLDILEVIQDYLMDVGIKAELKQLEWSAYKEAINKGEPDAFWIGWWADYPDPENFLFPLFHSSNLGPGGNRSRFIDPLIDSMIEKGQRSMDRKKRDEYYSKAEKHIVEAAPWVFFWHRTEYTVRQPWVKNYTIYPIYSIDKGMEIRF